From a region of the Butyrivibrio sp. AE3004 genome:
- the hflX gene encoding GTPase HflX, translating into MNNTTFETNEYTDTPKAILVGLSYDDRDERAFERSMSELTALTKACDLEPAMTITQTLPHPDHATFIGSGKVEELKNLISMLDANIIIFGDTLSPIQLRNLERILDTEVIDRTGLILQIFAKRARTREARMQVEYAQLQFMLPRLAGMRTELSRQGGGSGRLSNKGAGEKKLELDRRRIEHRCAELRRDLEAIEHERDTQRAKRMSSDIPRISLVGYTNAGKSTLLNAFLDASHIEEKENKKVMQKDMLFATLDTTVRRIDLPGHRPFLLSDTVGFINELPTTLVKAFRSTLSEAVYADLLLEVIDFSDPDYMTHIEVTEKTLRDIGASQIPIIYVFNKADLVIEGSEHSAMKIPHLRDDRIYMSAENSIGLNELSSLIERTLEGEKIDCEFVIPYSDGAALHDITSRAEVSETEYTESGTHLILKCSKKMVQKYQAYTI; encoded by the coding sequence ATGAACAATACCACATTTGAAACTAACGAATACACAGATACTCCCAAGGCAATTCTTGTGGGGCTTTCTTATGATGACCGCGATGAAAGGGCATTTGAACGATCCATGAGTGAGCTTACTGCGCTCACAAAGGCTTGTGACCTTGAGCCTGCCATGACAATAACTCAGACTCTTCCGCACCCTGACCATGCGACCTTTATCGGAAGCGGAAAAGTTGAGGAACTGAAGAATCTTATAAGTATGCTCGATGCCAATATTATCATTTTCGGTGACACGCTCTCTCCCATTCAGCTGAGAAACCTTGAGAGAATTCTTGATACTGAAGTAATCGACAGAACCGGTCTTATTTTACAGATATTTGCAAAACGCGCCAGAACAAGAGAGGCACGCATGCAGGTTGAATATGCGCAGCTACAGTTTATGCTGCCAAGGCTTGCGGGAATGAGAACAGAACTCAGCCGTCAGGGCGGCGGTAGCGGCAGGCTTTCCAATAAAGGAGCCGGTGAGAAAAAGCTTGAGCTGGACAGACGACGCATTGAACACAGATGTGCTGAGCTCAGAAGAGATCTTGAGGCAATTGAACATGAACGTGATACCCAGAGAGCAAAGCGTATGAGTTCAGATATTCCCCGCATTTCACTGGTGGGCTACACAAACGCAGGTAAATCTACTCTTCTTAACGCTTTTCTTGATGCGAGCCACATCGAAGAAAAAGAGAACAAAAAGGTAATGCAAAAGGATATGCTTTTTGCTACTCTGGACACGACCGTAAGAAGAATAGATCTGCCGGGACACAGACCCTTTCTCTTATCAGATACAGTAGGTTTTATTAATGAACTTCCTACTACTCTGGTAAAAGCATTCAGATCAACTTTGTCCGAAGCGGTTTATGCTGACCTTCTTCTTGAGGTTATCGATTTTTCAGATCCTGATTATATGACTCATATTGAGGTCACCGAAAAAACACTTCGAGACATCGGTGCATCCCAAATACCGATTATTTATGTTTTTAATAAAGCAGATCTCGTCATAGAAGGTTCTGAGCATTCTGCCATGAAGATCCCTCATTTAAGAGATGACAGAATCTACATGTCCGCAGAGAACAGCATTGGCCTTAACGAACTCTCTTCTCTGATTGAACGCACTCTTGAGGGTGAAAAGATCGACTGCGAATTTGTTATTCCATACTCTGACGGTGCGGCACTTCATGATATAACTTCACGTGCAGAGGTTTCCGAGACCGAATACACAGAAAGTGGCACTCATCTTATTTTAAAATGCAGCAAAAAGATGGTTCAGAAATACCAGGCCTACACAATATAA
- a CDS encoding aminoacyl-histidine dipeptidase yields the protein MALENLQPAEVFKWFEEICTIPHGSGNVKKISNFLVKFAKERSLYVRQDKALNVVIKKPGTMGYEDHEPVILQGHMDMVAVKEKGAKINMEKEGLDVTTDGEFVWAKATSLGGDDGIAVAYALALLDSKDIPHPPLEVIITTDEEVGMNGAVALNCSDITGKKFINIDNEEEGAMIVSCAGGARFHGYLPLTRENKSGIKVKIHITGLQGGHSGEMIVKGRGNANVIMGRLLLEITDALEIGLISLKGGVADNAIASDCEAELLLMGLSSQMHGNITGPDVSFFSLFGKLSSIAYKVEADIKAELGSRDPGLSIVVEEVVEHSLPPESTDVSNMASVNLDSSVDAYTEVLEKREIVSGIIPCAEVIELARCICAMPYGVQTMSASIDGLVETSLNLGILKIVSSKSGAIEGQGAASQSAGTMDEAFLLDYSVRSSVAPAKEALIRKMEIILESFGGIHEVTGEYPGWAYREESPLREKMAAVYKKLYNKDIKIEAIHAGLECGLFSEKIADVDCVSIGPDMQDIHSAKEKLSVASTKRTWEYLCEVLKEL from the coding sequence ATGGCATTGGAAAATTTACAACCTGCAGAGGTATTTAAGTGGTTTGAGGAAATCTGCACTATTCCTCATGGATCGGGAAATGTGAAAAAAATCAGCAATTTCCTTGTGAAATTCGCTAAGGAGAGAAGCCTTTACGTCAGACAGGATAAAGCCCTGAATGTTGTTATAAAAAAGCCAGGCACAATGGGTTATGAGGACCATGAGCCTGTTATCTTACAGGGACATATGGATATGGTCGCTGTTAAAGAAAAAGGTGCTAAGATAAATATGGAAAAGGAAGGACTTGACGTTACTACTGACGGAGAGTTTGTTTGGGCGAAGGCGACAAGTCTTGGTGGTGATGACGGAATAGCCGTTGCTTATGCGCTGGCACTTCTTGACAGTAAGGATATACCGCATCCCCCTCTTGAAGTAATCATCACTACAGATGAGGAAGTCGGAATGAATGGTGCGGTCGCACTTAATTGTTCAGACATTACCGGTAAGAAATTTATAAATATCGATAATGAAGAGGAAGGAGCAATGATCGTAAGCTGCGCAGGCGGCGCTCGTTTCCACGGCTATCTTCCTCTTACAAGAGAAAACAAGAGTGGAATAAAAGTAAAGATTCATATAACGGGACTACAGGGTGGCCATTCCGGTGAGATGATTGTAAAGGGCAGAGGAAATGCCAATGTGATCATGGGAAGACTTCTTCTGGAAATTACCGATGCGCTTGAAATCGGACTAATAAGCCTTAAAGGTGGGGTGGCTGATAATGCTATAGCATCTGACTGTGAAGCTGAACTTCTGCTTATGGGACTTTCTTCTCAGATGCACGGAAACATAACAGGTCCTGATGTTTCATTCTTCTCATTATTTGGTAAGTTATCATCCATTGCTTATAAGGTAGAGGCTGATATCAAGGCAGAGCTTGGCTCAAGGGATCCCGGACTTTCCATAGTTGTTGAAGAAGTTGTTGAACACAGTCTTCCGCCTGAAAGCACGGACGTATCAAATATGGCTTCCGTTAATCTTGATTCCAGTGTTGATGCCTATACTGAGGTTCTTGAAAAGCGTGAAATTGTTTCCGGAATCATCCCTTGTGCTGAGGTTATTGAACTTGCAAGATGTATATGCGCTATGCCTTACGGAGTTCAGACCATGAGCGCATCAATTGATGGCCTCGTGGAGACTTCACTTAATCTTGGAATTTTGAAAATAGTAAGCAGTAAGTCAGGAGCTATTGAGGGACAAGGTGCAGCAAGCCAGAGTGCCGGAACAATGGATGAGGCATTCCTTCTTGATTATTCTGTAAGAAGTTCCGTAGCACCCGCTAAGGAAGCTCTGATCCGTAAAATGGAGATTATTCTTGAAAGCTTTGGTGGCATCCATGAGGTAACAGGCGAATATCCAGGATGGGCTTACCGTGAAGAATCACCTCTTCGTGAAAAGATGGCAGCGGTGTATAAGAAGCTATATAACAAGGATATTAAAATAGAGGCTATTCATGCAGGTCTTGAATGCGGACTCTTCTCTGAGAAGATAGCGGATGTTGATTGTGTTTCAATTGGCCCTGATATGCAGGATATCCATTCAGCAAAAGAAAAACTGAGCGTAGCATCAACAAAGAGAACCTGGGAATATCTGTGTGAAGTACTTAAAGAGCTATGA
- the amrA gene encoding AmmeMemoRadiSam system protein A: MPILGAFMVPHPPIILPEVGRGEEKKISNVTAAYETVADVIAALKPETIVISSPHSIMYADYFHISPGNSAQGDMGKFQAEEVSFDAEYDEELVSAICSIAEKGGPDFYNEDNASGKEGQGGLSLHEFPAGTLGEREPRLDHGTIIPLYFICQKYTDFKLVRIGLSGLPLAVHYQMGQIIQKAVEETGRRIVYVASGDLSHKMKEDGPYGFVPEGPQYDERIMDVCGKGEFKRLFEFDENFCEKAAECGHRSFVMMAGALDGLSVKANALVHEATFGVGYGICSFEVGGPDENRHFLDQWRKEKLSELRRRQEDEDPYVQLARFSLESYVTAGKTFHVKDLKGTDFENLPEEMLKQSAGAFVSIHKNGALRGCIGTILPTCDCVAEEILQNAISAGTNDPRFPMITADELQWLEISVDVLDKPEPISSPDELDVKRYGVIVTSGHKRGLLLPNLDGVDSVIQQINIACQKAGIPKGEEISLERFEVVRHL; this comes from the coding sequence ATGCCGATTCTTGGAGCTTTCATGGTACCGCATCCGCCTATAATTCTTCCTGAAGTAGGTCGGGGTGAGGAAAAGAAGATTAGTAACGTTACAGCCGCTTATGAAACGGTGGCTGATGTAATTGCTGCTCTAAAGCCTGAAACAATAGTTATTTCGAGTCCGCACAGCATAATGTATGCTGACTATTTTCATATATCACCGGGGAACAGTGCCCAGGGAGATATGGGTAAATTTCAGGCAGAGGAAGTAAGCTTTGATGCAGAATATGATGAAGAACTCGTTTCAGCAATCTGTAGTATTGCGGAAAAAGGCGGGCCTGATTTTTATAATGAAGATAATGCCTCCGGGAAAGAAGGACAGGGAGGACTCTCTCTTCATGAATTTCCTGCGGGAACTCTTGGTGAACGTGAACCGCGACTTGATCACGGGACAATTATACCGCTTTATTTTATATGCCAAAAATATACGGATTTTAAACTTGTGAGGATAGGCTTGTCCGGACTTCCGCTTGCTGTGCATTATCAGATGGGACAGATAATTCAGAAGGCTGTGGAAGAAACAGGCAGACGTATTGTATATGTGGCAAGCGGTGATCTTTCCCATAAGATGAAAGAGGATGGACCTTACGGCTTTGTTCCCGAAGGACCGCAGTATGATGAACGAATCATGGATGTTTGCGGAAAAGGCGAATTTAAAAGATTGTTTGAATTTGATGAGAATTTTTGTGAAAAGGCCGCAGAGTGCGGACATAGATCCTTTGTCATGATGGCAGGTGCCTTGGACGGACTTTCCGTAAAGGCAAATGCTCTTGTCCATGAAGCAACCTTTGGCGTTGGGTACGGAATATGCAGCTTTGAGGTGGGAGGCCCCGATGAAAACAGGCATTTCCTTGATCAGTGGCGAAAAGAGAAACTCTCTGAACTTAGGCGCAGACAGGAGGATGAGGATCCTTATGTACAGCTTGCAAGGTTTTCACTTGAAAGTTATGTGACTGCGGGAAAAACTTTTCATGTAAAAGATTTAAAAGGAACTGATTTCGAAAATCTACCTGAGGAAATGCTAAAACAATCAGCAGGTGCCTTTGTTTCAATTCATAAAAACGGAGCTTTGCGCGGATGCATCGGAACAATACTTCCGACCTGCGACTGTGTTGCGGAGGAGATATTGCAAAATGCCATAAGTGCAGGAACAAATGATCCAAGATTCCCCATGATAACCGCTGATGAGCTCCAATGGCTTGAAATAAGTGTTGACGTTCTTGATAAACCGGAACCCATTTCATCACCCGATGAGCTTGATGTTAAGCGGTACGGTGTAATTGTAACTTCCGGGCATAAGCGGGGATTGCTTCTTCCTAACCTTGATGGCGTTGATAGTGTGATACAGCAGATTAACATAGCTTGTCAGAAGGCAGGAATACCAAAGGGAGAGGAAATCAGTCTGGAGAGATTTGAGGTTGTAAGACACTTGTAA
- a CDS encoding HAD family hydrolase, with protein MARNMKKNSIKIYNTYIFDLYGTLLDIKTDENKSELWQYMAGIYAAFGADYTPKELHSAYIELCKEEDIHLRKILKIWHPEIDLKYPEILLERVFARLLVEAKNLHETAARINGNPVKLMSVDDLAQSEWCHMISNTFRIISRERLKCYPNTISTLKALREKGCKLYLLSNAQEIFTRTELEMTGIVSCLDGIYISSDKQIKKPQPEFMEWLLQEYNIDRKSAVMVGNEMMCDMGIAAACGLPGIFLNTFEWTDEKIAEEMKNTGVTTDTIQIVKDGDIKHLLP; from the coding sequence ATGGCACGTAATATGAAAAAGAATTCAATAAAAATTTATAACACATATATCTTTGATCTTTACGGAACACTTCTCGATATAAAAACAGATGAAAATAAATCTGAATTGTGGCAGTATATGGCGGGAATTTATGCTGCTTTCGGTGCAGATTACACACCCAAAGAACTCCACTCTGCATACATCGAATTATGTAAGGAGGAAGATATTCACCTTCGCAAGATTCTAAAGATATGGCATCCGGAAATAGATTTAAAATACCCTGAGATACTTCTTGAAAGAGTATTTGCAAGGCTTCTTGTGGAGGCAAAAAATCTCCATGAAACAGCTGCAAGAATCAACGGGAATCCGGTTAAGCTCATGTCTGTTGATGATCTTGCCCAGAGCGAGTGGTGTCACATGATAAGCAATACCTTCAGAATTATTTCACGCGAGCGTTTAAAGTGCTATCCAAATACTATCAGCACGTTGAAAGCACTAAGGGAAAAAGGCTGCAAGCTCTATCTTCTATCCAATGCCCAGGAAATCTTTACAAGAACAGAGCTTGAAATGACAGGTATTGTCTCCTGCCTTGACGGAATCTATATTTCTTCCGATAAGCAAATAAAAAAGCCACAGCCCGAGTTCATGGAGTGGCTTTTACAAGAATATAATATCGACAGAAAATCCGCTGTAATGGTCGGAAATGAGATGATGTGCGATATGGGTATTGCTGCCGCATGCGGTCTTCCCGGCATTTTCCTAAACACCTTTGAATGGACTGATGAAAAAATAGCAGAAGAAATGAAAAATACAGGTGTCACCACCGATACGATACAAATAGTAAAAGACGGAGACATAAAGCATCTTCTTCCTTAA
- a CDS encoding NADAR family protein, translated as MEAEAEALTGSSGESEISDNLEAGTKTDSDSFSSAISSLSLPVTPPDFPLALYNKYHIDWLIDEISEGKDHTYVSFWLAEKSNEFCQFSLWYQGEPVFINGRNYLSAEQYVVSEKALLFNDFETYAKIMNEPDPAICQKLGGEIKNFDDAIWKKCYREVIFNGNVGKFLSDKAFADALMSTGDSVIIQASPNDDIFGAGLSKDDLISSDGTLKTPPQKWHKADSDFQARNEVGFILMAVRDFFSAR; from the coding sequence TTGGAAGCAGAAGCAGAAGCTTTAACAGGTTCCTCAGGCGAATCTGAGATATCAGATAATTTAGAAGCTGGAACCAAAACTGATTCCGACTCTTTTTCCTCTGCTATCTCTTCTCTCTCTTTGCCTGTAACACCGCCGGATTTTCCTTTGGCGCTATACAACAAGTATCATATCGACTGGCTGATTGATGAGATTTCAGAGGGTAAAGATCATACTTATGTATCTTTCTGGCTTGCTGAAAAGAGCAATGAATTCTGCCAGTTTTCATTGTGGTATCAGGGAGAACCTGTCTTCATAAACGGAAGGAATTACCTATCCGCAGAACAGTATGTTGTATCTGAGAAGGCTCTTCTCTTTAATGATTTTGAAACCTATGCAAAGATAATGAATGAACCTGACCCTGCCATTTGCCAAAAGCTTGGCGGTGAGATAAAAAATTTTGATGATGCTATTTGGAAAAAATGCTACCGTGAAGTTATATTTAACGGAAACGTAGGAAAATTCTTATCGGATAAAGCATTTGCTGATGCTCTGATGTCTACCGGTGACTCCGTAATAATTCAGGCAAGCCCCAATGATGATATCTTTGGAGCAGGTTTATCTAAAGATGACCTTATTTCTTCAGATGGCACACTGAAAACTCCGCCTCAGAAATGGCACAAAGCTGACTCCGATTTCCAGGCGAGAAATGAAGTTGGTTTTATTCTGATGGCTGTCAGAGATTTCTTCTCAGCCCGATAA
- the amrS gene encoding AmmeMemoRadiSam system radical SAM enzyme, whose protein sequence is MPTCNVCHHRCNIAEGSFGLCHARTCKDGRIFCANYGHVTSIALDPIEKKPLSRFFPGSNIVSVGSYGCNLRCPFCQNYSISYGFADEGVGYDVTTPQQLVNIALEYKNPKYKNIGIAFTYNEPLVGFEFVRDTARLSHENGLKNVLVSNGNVTGEVCDEILPFIDAMNIDLKGFTDKYYSEVLKGDRKMVMDFIEKSSKSCHMEVTTLIVPGYNDTPEEISDLAAWLSELGDITLHITRYFPRFRMTDVPATDVELIYLLADTARQKLKYVYTGNC, encoded by the coding sequence ATGCCAACATGTAACGTATGTCATCACAGATGCAATATAGCGGAAGGAAGCTTTGGGCTTTGCCATGCCAGAACCTGCAAAGACGGGAGGATATTCTGCGCAAATTACGGTCATGTTACATCCATAGCCTTAGATCCGATTGAGAAAAAACCGCTTAGCAGATTTTTTCCCGGATCTAATATAGTTTCCGTGGGCAGTTATGGCTGTAATCTGCGATGCCCTTTTTGCCAGAATTATTCTATTTCATATGGCTTTGCCGATGAAGGGGTAGGGTATGATGTTACAACTCCACAGCAGCTTGTAAACATTGCCCTGGAATATAAAAATCCGAAATATAAGAACATCGGAATAGCATTTACATACAATGAGCCTCTTGTGGGATTTGAATTTGTAAGAGACACGGCAAGGCTTAGTCATGAAAACGGGCTTAAAAATGTTCTTGTTTCAAATGGGAATGTTACAGGGGAGGTATGTGACGAGATACTTCCTTTTATAGATGCTATGAACATTGACCTTAAGGGCTTTACCGATAAATATTATTCGGAGGTTCTTAAGGGAGACAGAAAGATGGTTATGGATTTTATTGAGAAATCATCAAAGTCATGTCATATGGAGGTAACAACTCTGATCGTTCCCGGATACAATGATACACCGGAAGAAATCTCTGACCTTGCAGCCTGGCTGTCCGAACTTGGCGATATCACGCTCCACATTACCAGATATTTTCCGAGGTTCAGGATGACGGATGTACCTGCTACAGATGTGGAGCTGATATACTTACTTGCTGATACGGCGAGGCAAAAACTTAAATATGTATATACCGGTAATTGCTGA
- a CDS encoding methyl-accepting chemotaxis protein, whose translation MNPQQYRLANKVSFLVCSIIIGCGVMLTIGDITSRGITLGNASIIISAIVGMLMLVAGNFRFPEVKLGSVLIMGGATIFYFVLLIAQDNMVYFAFGLPILISSIIYLNVRLCRAGIGAICISFIITAIKSIVISGEFDISLVPAFITLGLAFITSINVVSLLTRFNDENNAKISKNAEKSLKTGNKMADIANTISDLFNNSQDNLQSLQHIIESQHSGMQDIASSMESTADAITRQAQKVQEIQDETLTTDAHTKEMSKASQQTQDTVHEGVKVIGELKAKSQDVANTSQVTVEATQAVINKVEEVQKIVGAIMSISKQTNLLALNASIEAARAGEAGKGFAVVANDVRDLAGETNNASTEITRIINELTEDVQKAMASIDDTVSCVAEQNDMIETVGNNFDSINENVADMLSRFSDIQRGMETISSSTTEINDGISNLSATSQEVAALSNDGARSAEQAVDEFEEFKKILHNIFQQANKLKDMQTDD comes from the coding sequence ATGAATCCTCAACAGTATAGACTTGCGAATAAAGTCAGTTTCCTAGTTTGCAGTATCATCATCGGCTGTGGTGTCATGCTCACAATAGGTGATATAACAAGCAGAGGAATTACTTTAGGTAATGCATCTATTATAATCAGCGCTATTGTCGGAATGTTGATGCTTGTTGCAGGAAATTTCAGATTTCCTGAAGTAAAGCTGGGTTCTGTCCTTATCATGGGCGGTGCTACTATATTCTATTTTGTTCTACTCATAGCACAGGACAATATGGTTTATTTTGCTTTTGGTCTCCCAATACTGATCTCAAGTATCATATATCTTAACGTGCGTCTCTGCCGTGCCGGTATCGGAGCAATCTGTATCTCCTTTATTATCACAGCAATAAAAAGTATTGTTATAAGCGGAGAGTTTGATATTTCGCTCGTACCTGCGTTCATAACACTTGGACTTGCATTTATTACAAGTATAAATGTTGTTAGCCTTCTTACCAGATTTAATGATGAAAATAATGCCAAGATTAGCAAGAATGCGGAGAAGTCACTTAAAACAGGAAACAAAATGGCAGATATTGCCAATACCATATCCGATCTTTTCAACAATTCACAGGATAATCTTCAATCACTTCAGCATATTATTGAATCACAGCATTCAGGAATGCAGGATATTGCATCAAGTATGGAAAGTACAGCAGATGCCATCACCAGACAGGCACAAAAGGTTCAGGAAATTCAGGATGAGACTCTTACAACCGATGCCCATACCAAGGAAATGTCAAAGGCATCCCAGCAGACTCAGGATACTGTTCACGAAGGCGTAAAAGTTATCGGAGAGCTTAAGGCTAAGTCACAGGATGTTGCCAACACCAGCCAGGTTACCGTTGAAGCAACTCAGGCTGTTATTAACAAGGTTGAAGAGGTTCAAAAGATTGTCGGAGCTATCATGTCTATTTCCAAACAGACAAACCTTCTTGCTCTCAATGCAAGTATTGAGGCTGCAAGAGCAGGCGAAGCCGGAAAAGGCTTTGCGGTTGTAGCTAACGACGTACGAGATCTCGCAGGCGAAACCAACAATGCGTCAACAGAAATCACCAGAATTATTAACGAACTGACTGAAGATGTACAGAAAGCCATGGCAAGTATTGATGATACCGTTTCCTGTGTTGCCGAACAAAATGATATGATTGAGACAGTTGGTAACAACTTCGACAGCATTAACGAAAACGTAGCCGACATGCTTAGCCGATTCAGTGATATTCAGCGTGGTATGGAAACAATCTCCTCTTCCACAACCGAAATCAACGATGGTATTTCCAACCTGTCCGCAACAAGCCAGGAGGTTGCAGCACTTTCAAATGACGGTGCACGTTCTGCCGAACAGGCAGTTGATGAATTCGAGGAATTCAAAAAAATCCTGCACAACATATTCCAGCAGGCAAATAAACTTAAGGATATGCAGACAGATGATTAA
- the malQ gene encoding 4-alpha-glucanotransferase, with protein MHRESGILMPVFSLASKFGIGCFSKEAFEFVDFLDKSYQGYWQILPIGPTGFGNSPYQPISAFAGNPYYISLETLIEEELLTWDDVNSVDFGNDIEKVDYGKLYENRIDVLKKAFANFLEKGELKEFREYQKEQKYWLEDYALYVSIKADQDGKSWLEWPDDLRKREPKAIEKAKKEFKDEIEFISFEQFKFDEQWKKLHKYAAKHKVKIIGDLPFYVAMDSADSWSHPEAFQMDKDLMPKAVAGCPPDAFSADGQLWGNPVYDWDALRKDGYSWWIKRIERNYEWFDVIRIDHFHGFAEYYEVPYGDENARNGKQMKGPGMDLFKALEKKLGKLNMIAEDLGNTTEENMKLLEDSGFPGMKVLQYGFTSWDSMYVNHRHINNCVVYTGTHDNTPTFAWAQEISPGERDFTRRYVNSLNTDYGAFVWDIIREAYRSVANLCIVPLQDYLCKGKEARINTPGTAEGNWQWRLTPNYLSDDLANSIRLLTETYSRVPLPVKEESTDDKLDDDKDKK; from the coding sequence ATGCACAGAGAAAGTGGAATTCTTATGCCGGTATTTTCACTGGCATCTAAGTTTGGAATTGGTTGTTTTTCAAAAGAAGCTTTTGAATTTGTGGACTTTCTTGATAAATCATATCAGGGATACTGGCAGATTCTTCCGATCGGTCCGACCGGATTTGGCAATTCACCCTATCAGCCGATTTCAGCATTCGCAGGCAATCCTTATTATATATCCCTTGAAACACTGATAGAAGAAGAGCTCCTTACCTGGGATGATGTAAACAGCGTTGATTTCGGAAACGACATCGAGAAAGTTGACTATGGTAAGCTTTACGAGAATAGGATTGACGTTCTTAAAAAAGCGTTTGCTAATTTCCTGGAAAAAGGAGAGCTTAAGGAATTCAGGGAATATCAGAAGGAACAGAAATACTGGCTTGAAGATTATGCCCTTTACGTTTCAATAAAAGCCGATCAGGATGGAAAATCCTGGCTTGAATGGCCGGATGACCTTAGAAAGCGTGAACCCAAGGCTATTGAGAAAGCAAAAAAGGAATTTAAGGATGAGATAGAATTTATTTCCTTTGAGCAGTTTAAATTTGATGAGCAGTGGAAAAAACTGCATAAATATGCGGCTAAGCATAAGGTAAAGATAATTGGCGATCTGCCGTTTTATGTTGCAATGGACAGTGCCGACAGCTGGTCGCATCCTGAAGCATTTCAGATGGATAAGGATCTTATGCCTAAGGCAGTTGCAGGATGCCCTCCGGATGCTTTTTCCGCAGACGGACAGCTTTGGGGAAATCCTGTCTATGATTGGGATGCTCTAAGGAAGGATGGCTATTCCTGGTGGATTAAACGTATAGAACGTAATTATGAATGGTTTGACGTTATACGTATAGATCACTTCCATGGTTTTGCAGAGTATTATGAAGTGCCTTACGGTGATGAAAATGCCAGAAACGGAAAACAGATGAAAGGTCCCGGTATGGATCTGTTTAAAGCTTTGGAGAAAAAGCTTGGTAAGCTGAATATGATTGCTGAAGATCTTGGCAATACAACCGAAGAAAATATGAAGCTTCTCGAAGATTCAGGGTTTCCTGGCATGAAAGTGTTGCAATACGGCTTTACTAGCTGGGATAGTATGTACGTAAATCACAGACACATTAACAACTGCGTAGTTTATACCGGTACACACGACAACACACCTACCTTTGCCTGGGCACAGGAGATATCTCCGGGCGAAAGGGATTTCACAAGACGTTATGTTAATTCCCTGAACACGGATTATGGTGCATTTGTATGGGATATCATCAGGGAGGCTTACAGGTCTGTTGCCAATCTTTGCATAGTGCCGCTTCAGGATTATCTGTGTAAAGGAAAAGAAGCCAGAATCAATACTCCCGGTACAGCTGAGGGTAACTGGCAGTGGAGACTTACTCCCAATTATCTTTCAGATGATCTTGCAAACAGCATAAGACTTCTTACCGAGACTTACAGTAGAGTTCCGCTTCCGGTCAAAGAAGAAAGTACAGATGATAAATTAGATGATGATAAAGACAAAAAATAA
- a CDS encoding DUF4234 domain-containing protein has product MICPNCGAENPDSTNFCTNCGTRLVQDSNQGQAPQDGPVGFNPNNGNAYGNNQNFNYQNGNPGNFQQPPYLAAAGITGRSIALAIILSIVTCGIYNIYWFIVLTDETNVLCNRQHETSGVLAFLLTIVTCGIYGWFWAYKLGEKVDQIRGEQSASNSILFIILQIIGLGIVAEAIAQDTVNKAVRFQ; this is encoded by the coding sequence ATGATTTGTCCAAATTGCGGAGCAGAAAATCCGGATTCAACTAATTTCTGTACTAATTGCGGAACAAGACTTGTACAGGATAGCAATCAGGGGCAGGCACCTCAGGATGGTCCTGTTGGTTTTAATCCCAACAATGGAAATGCCTATGGTAACAATCAGAATTTTAATTATCAGAACGGAAATCCAGGTAATTTCCAGCAGCCGCCTTACTTAGCTGCTGCAGGTATTACAGGCAGAAGTATCGCACTTGCTATTATTTTAAGTATTGTTACCTGTGGTATTTACAATATTTATTGGTTCATCGTTCTTACGGATGAAACCAATGTTTTATGTAATCGTCAGCATGAGACCTCAGGCGTACTGGCGTTTCTTCTGACAATAGTAACCTGTGGAATCTACGGTTGGTTCTGGGCATACAAACTTGGTGAAAAGGTTGACCAGATAAGGGGCGAACAGAGTGCAAGCAATTCCATTCTTTTCATTATCCTGCAGATTATCGGTCTTGGCATCGTTGCAGAGGCAATTGCTCAGGATACGGTCAACAAGGCTGTTAGATTTCAGTAA